Genomic window (Vibrio pomeroyi):
CAATTAACTTTTGGTTATAAATCTCTTTGCTCGTGTTCGGTAGCTGATAATTAACACCTATTTGCACCGTTCCTTTTTGTATTTCTTCCGCTGTATTATGGCTCCAACTCACTAGTTGCAGCGTAGCTTTTGGTGCTTGTCGTTTGATTTCTTTAAATAATGTGCCAGAAAGGCAAGCCATAACGACGGGTGATAGCGCTATTTTTAGGACATGATCGATTTCAGAAGGAGTAAAAACACTAGATTGATTGATTGATTGCGATAGATAGCCCGTCAAAATATGGCGTAATGTTATTTGATAGCTGTTCACTGAACGCAGTTGCTTGCAACCCACCATGTACTTTTACAAATAGATCATCGTTAAAGTGATGACGTAGTTTTTGTAAGGCTTGGCTCACTGCTGGTTGAGAAACGAATAAACGCTCCGCTGCCTTTCTGGTGTTTTTCTCTTGGTAAACAATTAGAAAAGTACGTAACAAGTTTAAGTCGAGAGAGCTGAATAGATCCTTAGCCATAACATTCCATGGGTCGCTATATCGTGTTTATTAATATACGTGACTTCTAAGCTTTTACTAGCCACGTTGTGTAGGTGTTTAGTCAGATCTCGGAGACTCTCTACTTATCGAGGGTCGCTCTGAGTTCTTTAATCTTTTGACTACTGGTGACCGGAATTAAGTAGTCGTCCACGTCATCGTGTCCCATCTGAGCTTTTGAAGCTTGTGTCATTAGACTCGGCCTTGTTGACTTTGCAGACAGGTGCAAAGCCTGAACTTTGGCATGCTTAAGAATTTCATGACCATTGTCAGCGGTAACACCGGCCCCTGCCATGATATCCAATCGGCCTTGAGTGAGCGTAACCATTTCCTTGAGAATGTCTTTTCCTAGCTCGGCATTACTTGCTAATCCTGACGTTAACACTCGTTCACAACCAAGCTCGATAATTTGTTCTAGAGCTGTTTGGTAATCCTTAAGTTGGTCGATAGCGCGGTGAAAGGTCACGCCAAGTTTTAGCTGGTGGGCTTTTGAGGTTAGTGCTTTCATCGCAGCCATGTCTATTTCACCTTGAGCGGTAAGTACACCTAATACCACACCATCTAAACCAGCATCGGAAGCAGCTTGGATATCATCAAGCATGCTCATCACGTCGTCATTATCGAAGATGAAGTCGCCTTGTCTTGGGCGAATCATTGCATACACGGGAACCGTCGAGATGCGAGCAACTTGTTTCATCATACCGAAGCTAGGGGTTAATCCACCAAGTGCTAGTGAAGAGCACAGCTCAATACGATTAGCTCCGCCAGCTAGGGCATTGTGAAGGGATTCTAGGTTATCGATACAAACTTCAATTTCGATGTTCATGATATTTTACTCGTTCAAATTGAGACTGAGGAAATCATAGCAATCTTGAGACGATTCTGAATAGGTAGCGATAGAGGAAAATAGAGGTAAAGTTTCGCTTTGCGGTTACCCCTATTGATTGTGGACATGAGCAAGGAATAAATCATTGTTGAAGCAATAGATGCAAAAAGCCCGAAGCGTTAACTTCGGGCTTTGAATAAGACTTTACTTCTTAACTGATTGGCGGTGCGCTTTGCGCTGTTAGCTTATGCTTTATTTCTCTTTAAAGAGATTCATCCAACCATTAACCCGTGTTGAGGCGGGCTTAAGAGGTAATTACTTGCTTAGGTCGTCAGCGTGCTCAGATAGGAATGCTGCAACACCTTTTGGAGATGCGTCCATACCTGATTTACCTTCTTCCCATTGTGCAGGACAAACTTCACCGTTCTTCTCGTGGAAGTTTAGTGCGTCTACCATGCGTAGCATTTCGTCGATGTTACGACCTAGTGGAAGATCGTTAACTACTTGGTGACGTACAAGACCGTCAGCGTCGATTAGGAAAGAACCACGGAAAGCAACGCCTGCTTCTGGGTGCTCAACATCGTATGCTTTACAGATTTCGTGCTTAACGTCAGCAACTAGTGGGTATTTAACTTGACCGATACCGCCGTCAGCGATAGCAGTGTTACGCCATGCGTTGTGAGAGAATTGAGAATCGATAGAAACACCGATTACTTCAACGCCTTTAGCTTGGAAATCTTCAAGACGGTTGTCGAAAGCGATTAGCTCTGAAGGACAAACGAAAGTGAAGTCTAGTGGGTAGAAGAAAACAACCGCTTTCTTACCTTTAGTGAATTCTGCGAAGTTGAAGTTATCAACGATCTCACCGTTACCTAGAACAGCTGCTGCAGTAAAGTCAGGGGCTTGACGACCTACTAGTACCATTTTGGAATCTCCTAAAAAATTAGTTGGCCCAACACATCTTTGTTTGGGCTCCGTTTCTACGCGACAAACTATAGTACAATCGGTACTATAGAAAAAAGCGAATTAAATAGATTAAGTTCATCGAAAAAAGCGATAAGCTTATTCTTTGTCCTTTTCTCAGGTCTTAGGACCTTCGTGTAACTTATCCTACTCATATTACAAAGTAATTTCATGAATAAATGGCCAAGTCTTAAGCAACTTCACTATCTTGTTACTCTTCACGAAACACGCCACTTTAGCGACGCCGCTGATCGCTGTTTCGTTAGCCAATCGACGCTAAGTAAAGGTATCCAAAACCTAGAAGAGCTGATCGGTTGCCCTCTATATGAGAAGAAAGATAAAAAGAGCCCACTTGTTTTCACTCAAGCAGGAGAGTTGGTGGTGAAGCATGGTCGAGAGTTATTGGCGAAAGGGCAGGACTTGGTTGAACTCGGAAACTTATGTAATGGCGATGCGATGCAAGGTCAGCTAAGAGTTGGATGTATCCCAACCATTGCGCCATTTCTTTTGTGTGATTTGGTACAAGAAGCCAACCAACGCTTTCCTCAGCTAAATCTGCTGTTGCGCGAAGACACTACAACGAACTTACTCGCAGCACTGCGCCATGGTGAGTTAGATGTATTGATTCTGGCTCTGCCTGTTGATATCGACAACATGGAGAGCAAAGTGGTTGGGCAAGATCCTTTTAGAATGGTGATCAGTCGCAATCAAGCTGACGGTATTCGTGTCCCAATTAAATATGACGATCTGCCAGACGAGTCTGTATTCCTACTAGAAAATGAACACTGCTTAACTGAGCATGCGGTATCAGCTTGTAAGCTAACCGACAAAGAGAAGATAAATCCGTTCACAGCAACTAGCTTGCACACATTGGTGCAAATGGTCGCGAACGGTTTGGGGACCACTTTTATTCCGCAAATGGCGATTGATCATGGTTTGTTGGAAAATCAAAACCTAGTGGTGATTGATCCCCCAGGTCAGCAGGCATACCGAGACATTGGCCTAGTATGGCGCCCGAGCTCTTCGCGTCTCGAGACATTTCATCAGTTAGCGGATGTGGTGTCTGAATTGCTTTAAAAGACTGTCGTCATTTTATGTATTCAACCTTACCTTGCATAGTGGCAGGGTAAGGTTCGTACTTAACTATTTAAATAATATAATTATAGTTTTTACTAATTCGGTAGCTAAAGGAATTAAAGAATTCCCCCTGATATTATTAGGGTCATACCTATGAAAAATAACATAAATAAACTATAAAGTTTAAATAATCTACTAGACAATCTGATTTTTTATTGCATCTATTCTTTTCCTTATGGGGTTATATAACCTATAGTATTTAATGATGTTTTTATTCATTACACATTTCTTCAGTGATAGCGAATTTTTCAAATATACCACGCGAGCTTTTTAATTCTAGTTCTTGGCCGCAGTATACATGAGTTGGGCTGTTTGTTTTATAATCTTCCATTTTTAAATAATATAGAAAAGAAAGCATGAACGATATAGCAAGTAAAACATATGAAGTTTTATCTTTCATTCTAATATGATCTTTCTTTGTTTTAAATATTAAGTTTAATTGAACTATACTTATAAAAAAACCCAAAAGAAAGCAGGAGTAAGTAGTATTGATAAGAGATATATCTTATCGGTTCTATAAGATCCTATTGGGAAGTATAATATAGGGTAAGAACTGATTAATAATATAATCGTAAACCTAATAGCTTGTTTGTGCTTGCGTAGTTTCATATATTTTCCTGTATTCATTCTGCTGCAGTTCTGTTTAAGTGCTAGTAAGTGCTAGTAAGTGCTAGTAAGTGCTGGTAAGTGATTGGGATTTATATTTTTTAATTTTATTTAACCTAATTTTTATCGGAAGCTATGACCTGCTGTAAATCTTATTCAACCTAGATAATTTATTCGATAGATAAACCTGAGTTTTCTAGTTGTATGGATTTCTAGGTCTTGTTAAATGAGACTTTAAAGCTCCATAAAGTAAATAAAAAAGCACTGCAATACTCATATAAGCAGGAAGTGTTCCAAACAAGGATGAATAAACATCAAGTAGGCTACTATTTTTATTTCCTAGTATTATCCCCCCCCATCGTTGATAGATAATACGTTATAGTATCGCTTCTCTATCAATTCAAAATTGAACTTATGTACAGAGCGCTTTCCCTCTATATCTAATAGATAGTAATAGGTTTTTAACCCTCTCACATGGACGTTGATATGATCAAGTTGTATTACTTTTGCTTGTTTTTCTATGCCAGATGTCCAGAATTTGTACGTATCTCCAACAATTTCGTAAAGTGCAAAAGATACAACAGCATAGCCTATTAGAAAAAGAAAACTTTAAATATGGGAATGATTTATTCATAAACCGCTACCACATTTTTCTTTTGAAAGCGCAAACTTTTCTAAAAGCCCCACAGAACTTCTCATCATTAATATTGATCCGCAATATACATGACTAGTGCTTGTTTCTTTATACTCTTCAACCTTAAAGTAATAAAAAGTAGATAGCGATATGGCTATGATAAAATAAATACCGATATGATGATTTTTAGTTTGGTACTTATCATCCCTATTTTTTATTATCAGTGCTAATTGTGCCACGGTAAACACTAAGAGAAAAATTACAAAAAATGAGCTTAGTACAGTAACAAAGTAAACTCTATCTGAATCATACTCTCCAGAAGGGAAGTATATGAATGGGTAACTGCATACAGTGATGATAACTAGGCATATTATTGAGTTTTTATAGTTTGATACTTTCATTTGTACTCTCAAGAACCGTAACTTTTTGGGCATCTCATTATGAGATGCCAGTATATTCTCCGAACTATTAAGTGGACCAAATGAATAGTCGTCAATTGCTTTTATATAAGTTTCCAACACTCCGGAAGAAGCAGCTACACCCTCTACTGTGAATGTAACAACAGTGATACAAGTAATGACAGGAGCTGAATTCGTTATAACCTCTACATCAAGCCTATTGATAAATATGATTTTTTCACTTTATTACGGAGGTGGTTGTATATGGCGGGTAATATAAACCTCATCAATACATTATTCAACTAGTTTTATATTTGATATGGTGTGCGGATTGGTTGTTTATTGTAATGAGTTACGGGGTAAGCGGCAGTGCATTTCTATCGATTAAAGTTACCTAATATTGAGCCTCATAGTTTTATGAGGCTCTTCTTATTGTCATATCACTCTACTTCCGCTTCTTCTGGCTCGACCTCTTCTTGTAGCTCTAATAAGTTAATCGCTATCGTGACAAAGTCGCTATCAGTGATAATGCCGACTAATTCATGGTTATCGACGACAGGTAAACAGCCAACTTTGTGTTTTTGCATATAAATAGCCGATTCTTTTAATCCAGCACGTGGTTCTACCGACATAACGCTTTTGTGCATTATGTCGTTGAGTGGTGTTGAAAGGGTAAAAGATTGAGCTTGTGGGATGTTTTGTAGGCTGGATTCTTGAGCGGCGAGAACATCTCGCTGAGTAACCACACCAAGCAGTTTTCTGTCGGCATCGACGACTGGGATATGGCGGATATCAAGCGCTTCCATCATGTGCTTTGCATCGGCCAGTGAGTGTGAGCGCAATAGAGTATGAGGGTTGCGAGTCATCATATCTTCAACCTTGATCATACGAACCTCCTTATTTTTTATTTGTTGCTATTACTATAGTTTTTTATCCAAAAAATAACTGAGAGCTGGCGCATTTTTGAGGGAGTTTTATGCAACTAATTCTCTAACTTGAAGCGGTGAATCGGTAGCATTATTTTACGCCTCTTTACAATAATCCATAGCTGTAAACCTTGCTATTGCGGCTCGTGTGCCTATACTAGCCCACTGCGAAATTTTTAGTCGTGTTTGCGCTTTGTTTACGGTAACGGTTTACTTACTGTAACGATTGATTAGCGGCAACGATTTATTATTCGTCAACAGCACAAATCTCATCAACTAAGACAAGACTAGACACATGCAAGTTTCAGATTTTCACTTTGACCTACCAGATGAACTTATTGCTCGCTACCCTCAAGAAGAGCGTACAGCAAGCCGCCTGCTTAAATTAGACGGCAATAATGGCAACCTGACAGATGGTTCGTTTAAAGACGTTTTAGACTTGGTTGAGCCAGGCGATCTTGTTGTTTTCAATAACACCCGAGTTATTCCTGCTCGTGTATTCGGTCGCAAGGCATCAGGCGGTAAGCTTGAAGTTCTGGTTGAGCGTATGCTTGATGAGAAAAGTATTCTAGCGCATGTTCGTTGTTCTAAGTCACCTAAGCCGGGCACTAAGTTGTTCCTTGGTGAGAGCGATGAGTATGAAGCTGAAATGGTGGCGCGACATGACGCGTTATTTGAAATCCATTTCACATCTGACCAAAGCGTGTTAGAGATTCTGAACAGTGTTGGTCATATGCCGCTACCTCCTTATATTGATCGTCCAGATGAAGACGCAGATAAAGAGCGTTACCAGACCGTCTATAATGAGAAGCCAGGTGCGGTTGCCGCTCCAACAGCAGGTCTTCATTTTGATGACAAGCTAATGGCTGACATGAAAGAGAAAGGTGTTGAGTTTGCTTACGTGACGCTTCACGTTGGCGCTGGCACATTCCAGCCCGTTAAAGTCGACAACATCAATGACCACCACATGCATGCTGAGTACGTTGAAGTACCGCAAGAAGTGGTTGATGCCGTAGCGGCTGCAAAAGCGCGTGGCGGACGCATTATTGCCGTTGGTACAACATCGGTTCGCTCACTAGAGAGTGCAGCGCAAGATGCATTGAAGAAAGGCACAGAGTTAGTTCCATTCTTCGGTGACACTGAAATCTTTATCTTCCCTGGTTACGAATACCAGTTGGTGGATTGCTTGATTACCAATTTCCACTTACCAGAATCAACGCTGATTATGTTGGTGAGTGCATTTGCAGGTTACGACAACGTGATGGGCGCATACGATCACGCAGTGAAGAGCGAATATCGTTTCTTCAGCTACGGTGATGCCATGTTCATCAATAAGAAAACAAGCTAATTTAAGCTAGTTATAAACGATATACATAAGAATTTACGGGTGCTAGCAGTAAGCTAGGAGTCGGGCAGGGTGTCTGTCTAATCTCTCGCAAGGAATACGCGACCGCTCCTCATAGAGCCCACTGGACTGAACTTTTGTTTGGCTTAAGGTTCTGAATTAACAGTCAGATTGTTTCTCTGGCATATTGGAGGCTTCGTGAAATTAAAATACGAACTTAAAAAAACTAATAGCGGCGCACGTCGTGGTCAACTTCAGTTTGAACGCGGTACCGTTGAAACCCCAGCATTCATGCCTGTAGGTACTTACGGTACTGTAAAAGGTATGACACCTGAAGAAGTGAAAGACACAGGCGCTGAAATCCTATTAGGTAACACATTCCACCTATGGCTACGTCCTGGTCAAGAAATCATGAAGATGCACGGTGACTTGCACGATTTCATGAACTGGCACGGTCCTATCCTGACAGATTCAGGCGGCTTCCAAGTATTCAGCCTAGGTGCAATGCGTAAGATCACTGAAGAGGGTGTTCACTTCCGTAACCCTGTAAACGGTGACAAGATCTTCATGGACGCTGAGAAGTCTATGGAAATCCAAAAAGACTTAGGTTCAGACATTGTAATGATCTTTGACGAGTGTACGCCTTACCCTGCGACACACAAAGAAGCAAAAGACTCAATGGAGATGTCTCTTCGTTGGGCTGAGCGTTCACGTAACCACTTCGACAAGCTTGAAAACCCGAATTCACTATTCGGTATCGTTCAAGGTGGTGTGTACGAAGACCTTCGTGATGTATCTGTTAAAGGCCTAACTGAAATTGGTTTTGACGGTTACGCAGTTGGCGGCCTAGCAGTAGGCGAACCAAAAGAAGACATGCACCGTATTCTTGAGCACACATGTCCTCAACTACCTGAAGATAAGCCACGTTACCTAATGGGCGTAGGCAAACCAGAAGACCTAGTTGAAGGTGTTCGTCGTGGTATCGACATGTTTGACTGTGTAATGCCAACGCGAAATGCACGTAACGGCCACCTGTTTGTGACTGAAGGTGTGATCAAGATCCGTAATGCGAAGCATAAAACCGATACAACACCACTAGATTCAGAGTGTGACTGTTACACTTGTAAGAACTACAGCAAGTCGTACTTACACCATTTGGATCGTTGTAACGAAATCCTAGGTGCTCGACTGAACACGATTCATAACCTGCGTTTCTACCAACGAGTAATGTCAGACATTCGTCAGTCTATCGATGAAGACCGCTTTGAAGAGTTCGTTGCAGAGTTCTACGCAAGAATGGGGCGTGAAGTGCCACCACTAGGTAAAGAATCTTAGTATTTCTTTTTTGCGAGCCCTATCTCTCTTCCGAGTGATGGGGCTTGAAAATAAAGGGATGCAACCCAATTAGACAAACAATTACGAAAATATAAATAGAGGATGTTTTAAATGTTTATTTCTCAAGCTCACGCAGCAGCAGAAGGTGCACCAGCAGGTGGCGGTTTCGAAATGCTTATCATGCTAGGTATGTTCGCTGTGATCTTCTACTTCATGATCTACCGTCCACAAGCTAAGCGTGTTAAAGAGCACAAGAACCTTATGTCTTCTATGGGCAAAGGCGATGAAGTTCTTACAAGCGGCGGCCTAATCGGCAAGATCACTAAGATTGCAGAAGACAGCGACTACGTTGCTATCGAACTGAATGCAAACAACGAAGTAGTTATCAAGAAAGACTTCGTTACAGCAGTGCTACCAAAAGGTACTCTGAAATCTCTATAAACAGCTAGAGGATCCTCGCTGTGCTAAACCGTTACCCGTTATGGAAGTACCTGATGGTGGTGTTTACTATCGCCATCGCTGCGTTGTACGCACTTCCGAATATATACGGTGAAGATCCGGCAGTTCAAGTTACAGGGGCGCGTGGCGCCTCTGTAGATATGTCTACGCTGGATGCTGTCACCAATGCTCTTGAAGCTGAAAACCTTTCTACTAAATCCGTTGCTCTAGAAAACGGTTCCATTCTTGTTCGCTTTAACGATACAGACTCTCAAATTAGTGCCCGTGATGTCATCACTGAAGCATTAGATGAAGACGTAATCGTTGCTTTAAACTTAGCGGCTTCAACTCCTGATTGGCTTGAATCTATTGGTGCTGCACCAATGAAGCTTGGTCTTGACCTACGTGGTGGTGTTCACTTCTTGATGGAAGTGGATATGGACGCTGCGATGCAAAAGCTGGTTGGCCAACAAGAAGAAGCGTTCCGTAGCGAACTTCGTGAAGAAAAAATCCGTTACCGTGCAATTCGCCCATCTGGTAAAGATGCGGTTGAAGTGATTCTACGTAACGCAGAGCAGCTTGCTGAAGCGAAATCGCTACTGCAATCTAAGCACCAAGACATGACGTTTGTAGATTCTGAATCTAACGGTCGTTTTTCTTTGGTTGCTAGCTTCACTGAGACTCGTCTTCAAGAAATCCGCAACTATGCGGTAGAGCAAAACATTACCATTCTACGTAACCGTGTGAACGAACTTGGTGTTGCTGAGCCTTTGGTTCAACGTCAAGGCGCTAGCCGTATCGTAGTGGAATTGCCTGGTGTTCAAGACACGGCTCGTGCTAAAGAAATTCTTGGTGCGACGGCGACACTTGAGTTCCGTGAAGTTGATAGTAGTGCTGATTTAGCCGC
Coding sequences:
- a CDS encoding copper homeostasis protein CutC, translating into MNIEIEVCIDNLESLHNALAGGANRIELCSSLALGGLTPSFGMMKQVARISTVPVYAMIRPRQGDFIFDNDDVMSMLDDIQAASDAGLDGVVLGVLTAQGEIDMAAMKALTSKAHQLKLGVTFHRAIDQLKDYQTALEQIIELGCERVLTSGLASNAELGKDILKEMVTLTQGRLDIMAGAGVTADNGHEILKHAKVQALHLSAKSTRPSLMTQASKAQMGHDDVDDYLIPVTSSQKIKELRATLDK
- a CDS encoding peroxiredoxin C, encoding MVLVGRQAPDFTAAAVLGNGEIVDNFNFAEFTKGKKAVVFFYPLDFTFVCPSELIAFDNRLEDFQAKGVEVIGVSIDSQFSHNAWRNTAIADGGIGQVKYPLVADVKHEICKAYDVEHPEAGVAFRGSFLIDADGLVRHQVVNDLPLGRNIDEMLRMVDALNFHEKNGEVCPAQWEEGKSGMDASPKGVAAFLSEHADDLSK
- a CDS encoding hydrogen peroxide-inducible genes activator, translating into MNKWPSLKQLHYLVTLHETRHFSDAADRCFVSQSTLSKGIQNLEELIGCPLYEKKDKKSPLVFTQAGELVVKHGRELLAKGQDLVELGNLCNGDAMQGQLRVGCIPTIAPFLLCDLVQEANQRFPQLNLLLREDTTTNLLAALRHGELDVLILALPVDIDNMESKVVGQDPFRMVISRNQADGIRVPIKYDDLPDESVFLLENEHCLTEHAVSACKLTDKEKINPFTATSLHTLVQMVANGLGTTFIPQMAIDHGLLENQNLVVIDPPGQQAYRDIGLVWRPSSSRLETFHQLADVVSELL
- a CDS encoding CBS domain-containing protein, which codes for MIKVEDMMTRNPHTLLRSHSLADAKHMMEALDIRHIPVVDADRKLLGVVTQRDVLAAQESSLQNIPQAQSFTLSTPLNDIMHKSVMSVEPRAGLKESAIYMQKHKVGCLPVVDNHELVGIITDSDFVTIAINLLELQEEVEPEEAEVE
- the queA gene encoding tRNA preQ1(34) S-adenosylmethionine ribosyltransferase-isomerase QueA is translated as MQVSDFHFDLPDELIARYPQEERTASRLLKLDGNNGNLTDGSFKDVLDLVEPGDLVVFNNTRVIPARVFGRKASGGKLEVLVERMLDEKSILAHVRCSKSPKPGTKLFLGESDEYEAEMVARHDALFEIHFTSDQSVLEILNSVGHMPLPPYIDRPDEDADKERYQTVYNEKPGAVAAPTAGLHFDDKLMADMKEKGVEFAYVTLHVGAGTFQPVKVDNINDHHMHAEYVEVPQEVVDAVAAAKARGGRIIAVGTTSVRSLESAAQDALKKGTELVPFFGDTEIFIFPGYEYQLVDCLITNFHLPESTLIMLVSAFAGYDNVMGAYDHAVKSEYRFFSYGDAMFINKKTS
- the tgt gene encoding tRNA guanosine(34) transglycosylase Tgt, which gives rise to MKLKYELKKTNSGARRGQLQFERGTVETPAFMPVGTYGTVKGMTPEEVKDTGAEILLGNTFHLWLRPGQEIMKMHGDLHDFMNWHGPILTDSGGFQVFSLGAMRKITEEGVHFRNPVNGDKIFMDAEKSMEIQKDLGSDIVMIFDECTPYPATHKEAKDSMEMSLRWAERSRNHFDKLENPNSLFGIVQGGVYEDLRDVSVKGLTEIGFDGYAVGGLAVGEPKEDMHRILEHTCPQLPEDKPRYLMGVGKPEDLVEGVRRGIDMFDCVMPTRNARNGHLFVTEGVIKIRNAKHKTDTTPLDSECDCYTCKNYSKSYLHHLDRCNEILGARLNTIHNLRFYQRVMSDIRQSIDEDRFEEFVAEFYARMGREVPPLGKES
- the yajC gene encoding preprotein translocase subunit YajC, whose translation is MFISQAHAAAEGAPAGGGFEMLIMLGMFAVIFYFMIYRPQAKRVKEHKNLMSSMGKGDEVLTSGGLIGKITKIAEDSDYVAIELNANNEVVIKKDFVTAVLPKGTLKSL